DNA from Nocardioides yefusunii:
TGCTGGAGCTGAAGCAGGACTTCACGATCATCATCGTCACCCACAACATGCAGCAGGCTGCCCGCGTCTCCGACCGCACGGCGTTCTTCACCGCCCGTCAGGACGAGACCACCGGTAACCGCACCGGCGTCCTGGTCGAGTACGACGCCACGTCGAGCATCTTCTCCAACCCTGCCGACCAGCGCACCGAGGACTACATCTCCGGTCGCTTCGGCTGAGCCCTCCCTTCCCCTCTCCCCTCTCCCCTCTCCCCTCTCCCCTCTCCCTCCCGGACGTCATAAGGATCGTGGGTCAGAGGGCCGGATTCTTATGACGTCCTGCGCTCCGCCCCGCCGGACGTCATAAGAATCGCGGGGCAGGGGCCTCGATTCTTATGACGTCCCGAGGCGTGCACAGGGGCGAGGGACCGAGGGTTCTCCGGAGTTCTTCCACAGGGCGACGGCAGGCAGCGACCTCGACGAACGCCAGATGACGACGCTGGACCGATGACTGTCCAGCAATCTCTTCCCCGGCTACCGCGCCCACAACGACGTATGGAGCTCGAGACCATCGCCGCATTGCAGGCCGAGGTCGTGAGCGTTCACCAGGCGTATCGAACCGGGTTGACCGCGGCTGAGGTGGAGGCAGACGTCCGCGCTCGCCGCTGGCGCCGTGTCGGTCATCAGTGCTTGGTCCTGCACACTGGTCCGCTCGTGCAGGAAGCCCGCGAGTGGCTTGCAGTCCTCGACGCGGGACCACGTGCTTGTCTCGACGGCGCCTCGTCCTTGATCCGTGCCGGGCTGAAGAACTATGACGTGGACCGGATCCGGGTGTCGGTGCCTCGAGGGGTCCCGGTCCGGAGCATGGAGGGGGTGGACGTCCGACAGACCCGCCGCCTACGGCTCGACGATCTCTCCGACGACCGGTTGCCTCGGACCCGCACCCCGGTCGCAGCAGTACGGGCAGGTCTGTGGGCGAGGACGGACCGGCAAGCGGGTCTGCTCGTGTCGATGGCTGTGCAGCAACGTCTGACGTCTCCTGCGGAGCTCGCGGTGGAGATGATGAGGGTCCGGCGTGACCGGCGGCGGATGCTGCTCAACGAGCTCGTCGTGGAGATCGGTGGGGGAGCTGAGTCACTCGGGGAGATCGACGTGGCCCGGGAATGCCGCTCTCGTGGGCTCCCGGAGCCGACGCGCCAGTCGGCGCGCAAGGGCCCGAACGGTCGTTGGTTCCTCGACGTCGAGTGGAAACGGTACGGCGTGGTCGTGGAGGTCGACGGGATCCAACATGCG
Protein-coding regions in this window:
- a CDS encoding DUF559 domain-containing protein, which gives rise to MDVRQTRRLRLDDLSDDRLPRTRTPVAAVRAGLWARTDRQAGLLVSMAVQQRLTSPAELAVEMMRVRRDRRRMLLNELVVEIGGGAESLGEIDVARECRSRGLPEPTRQSARKGPNGRWFLDVEWKRYGVVVEVDGIQHAWAQHVVGDALRQNELAIAGALVLRLPLSGLRWAPDEFYAQVESALRSRGWSRRWPSGTS